CCGCGCGGGCCAAGGGGCTGACCATGGGCGAGGCCGTGTGGCGGCATGGGGTGCGCAATGCGCTGCTGCCGGTGCTGACCATTCTGGGGCTGCAATTTGCCTTTCTCATCGCCGGGACGATCATTGTCGAGAACGTGTTCTACCTGCCCGGGCTGGGGCGGCTGATCAATACGGCGATCTCGGAACGCGACCTGATCCTGGTCCGCGGCGCCACGATGATCCTGATCATCGCGGTGACGCTGACCATGCTGCTGACCGACCTTGCCTATGGGCTGGTGGATCCGCGGCTGCGCGAAGGCGCCAGTTCATGAGGCGGCTGCTGGCGCATCCGAGCCTGGTTGTCGGCATGGGTATAAGCGTGCTGTTTGCCCTGCTGGCGATGGTCTCTCTGGTATGGACGCCCTTCCCCATTGCCGACATCGATATCGGGCGGCGGTTCCTCGGGGTGACGGCCGAGCACTGGCTGGGCACCGACAATCTGGGCCGCGACATGGTCTCGCTGCTGATGGCCGGTACGCTGACCAGCTTTGTCGTGGCAGCCGTCGCGGTGGCGATCGGGGTGGGCGTGGGCGTGCCGCTGGGGCTGGCAGCGGCAGCCTGGGGCGGGCCGGTGGAATGGCTGGTGCTGCGCCTGTCGGACTTCATTTTCGCCTTTCCCGCCGTGGTCGTGGCCATCCTGATAACGGCGCTGATCGGGCCGGGGGCGATCAATGCCATCATCGCCATCGGCATATTCAACATCCCGGTCTTTGCCCGGGTGGCACGGGGCGGGGCGCTGAGCATTGCAACGCTCGATTTCGTCGCCGCCGGGCGGCTGGCCGGGCTGGGCAATGCGGCCATCGCCTATCGCCACCTGCTGCCCAATATATTGAGCCTGATCATCGTGCAGGGCACGATCCAGATGTCGCTGGGCATTCTGGCGGAGGCGGGGCTGAGCTATATCGGGCTCGGGACACAACCACCGGAAACCAGCCTCGGCCTGATGCTGAAGGACGCGCAAAGCGTCTTCCTGATCCATCCCTGGCTGGGCCTGGCGCCGGGCCTGGCCATCGTGCTGATCGTGATCGGCCTCAACCTGGCGGGCGACGGGCTGCGCGACGCCGTGGATCCACGCCTGCGGCAGGTACAGACCAATGTTGCTTGAGGTTGAGGGCCTGTCGGTCCGCTTTGGTGCCACCGCTGCGGTGGCCGATGTGAGCCTCGTGCTGGGGCGCGGCGAGCGCTTCGGCATTATCGGGGAAAGCGGCTCGGGCAAGACGCTGACGGCGCTGGCGATAACGGGCCTGCTGCCCGAAGGCGCCGAAATGGGCGGCGACATCAGGCTGGACGGAACGCCCCTGCCCCGCGATGAACGCGCCATGGCGCGGCTGCGCGGCAAGCGGATCGGCATGGTGTTCCAGGAGCCGATGACGGCGCTCAACCCGCTGATGCGGATCAGGGCGCAGATTGCCGAGGCCATCGCGCTGAACCCGGGCGCCATAACCGATAGCGATGTACCGCAGCTGCTGGCAGAGGTCGGGCTGACCGAAAGGCAGGGCGAGCGCTTCGCGCATCAGCTATCGGGCGGGCAAAGGCAGCGGGCGATGATCGCCATGGCGCTGGCCGGGCAGCCCGACATATTGATTGCGGACGAGCCGACCTCGGCGCTGGACCTGGTCACGCAGCGCGTGGTGCTCGACCTGATCGCGGCAATCTGCGCGCGCCGGCAGATGGCGCTGATCTTCATCAGCCATGACCTCAAAGCCGTGGCGGCGCTGTGTTCACGCGTGGCGGTGCTGCACGAGGGCCGACTTGTGGAGACCGGCCCGGTGGCGGCGGTGTTCGGGGCGCCGCGCGAGGCCTATACGCAACGGCTGGTGGCGGCATCGCGGCTGGCGCTGCCGGTGGTGGCGCGTGCGGCATTGGGCGAGACGCTGCTGCAGGTCGAGAACGTGACGCGCAACTATCGGCAGGGCGGCGGGCTGTGGTGGCGACACCAACAGGTGCGTGCGGTCGATGGCGTCAGCCTCAGCGTCAGCGCGGGGGAGTGCCTGGCGCTGGTGGGACCATCGGGCTGCGGCAAGACCACCCTGGCCAAGATCATCGTGGGGCTCGACAGTGCCAGCAGCGGCAGGATCGTGCTGAGCGGGCAAGGCTATCGCGGCAAGGACCTGCCCAAGCCGTTGCGGCGCGATGTGTCGCTGGTATTTCAGGACCCGTTCGGGAGCTTCAACCCGCGGCTGACGCTGGGGGGCTCACTGGCCGAGCCATTGCGGCTCGAGCCGGAACTGGATCGTGCGGATGTGCAGGCGCGGGTGGTGGAGGCGATCGAAGCGGTGGGGCTCGATGCCGGCATGCTGGCGCGCTATCCGCATGAATTTTCCGGCGGGCAGCGGCAGCGGCTGGCGATTGCAAGGGCCCTGGTGACGCGGCCCAAGCTGGTGGTGCTGGACGAACCCGTGTCGGCTCTGGACATGTCGGTGCGCGGCGAGGTGCTGGCGCTGCTGGCGCAATTGCAGGCCCAATATGGGTTGACCTACCTGCTGATCAGCCATGACCTCGACATGGTGGCAGCGATGGCCGACCGCGTGCTGGTGATGGAAGCGGGCAAGATCATCGAAGAGGGCAAGCCGGCGCAGATTTTCGCGCAACCGCAGCACCCGCTGACGCGCGACCTGGTGGCCGCGCGCCTGCCTGATATCGGCTAGCCGGAACAGGCTGCGTCACGCCCGTACCTCCCCCTAATGGGGGAGGTGCCGCTTGCCGGACAGGTCATGATCTGACTAGGCCAGCACGCCGATATAGGCGCCGAAGGGTTCAAGATCGATTTCGCCATCGATCGATGCCGCGATGACGCCGGGGCAATCAGCGCTGGTGGGCTGCATGCCATCGGGCAGGTGATAGACGGCAGCGGCTTCGGCCATGTTGAAGACGCAGACCAGGCGCTCGTCGCCATGCTGGCGGATGAAGGCCAGCACATCGCCCTGCAGCGGCAGCAGCTCGATGCTGCCCTTGGCCAAAGCCGGATGGGCTGTGCGGAAGGCGAGCATGGTGCGGTAGAATTCGAGCACCGAGCCTTCCACGCCGTGCTGGGTATCGACCGCATGGGTCAGGTGCTCGGCGGGCACCGGCAACCAGGTCCGCTCGGCGGTAGAGAAGGCGCCGTTGCGCACATGAGCCTGCCAGACCATCGGGGTGCGGCAGCCATCGCGGCCCTTGAACTCGGGCCAGAACTCGATGCCATAGGGATCCACGAGGTCGGAGAAGGACAGATCGGCCTCCTTGAGGCCAAGCTCCTCGCCCTGATAGAGGCAGACCGAGCCGCGCATGGACAGGATCAGCGTGGCGGCAAGGCGGGTGAATGCCTCTTCCTGGCCATGGCTGGCCCAGCGGCTGACATGGCGCACCACGTCATGATTGGAGAAGGCCAGGCAGATCCAGCCGTCCGGCGCCTGCGCCTCGGTCAGTTCGATGGCATTGCGGAAGTGGCCGGCCGAGAATTCGCCGCCGAGATAATCGAAGGTATAGGCCATGTGCAGCATGTCATCGCCCGAGGTGTACTGGGCCATGATTTCGAGCTGGTGCTGGCTGTCGCCGATTTCGCCCACCGTGGTGCGGCCGGGATATTCATCGAGCAGCGCGCGGAGGCGACGCAGGAAGGCCAGGTTTTCCGGGCGCGACTTGTCGTAGAGGTGTTCCTGGAAATTGTAGGGGTTCACCGCTGGCGCAGTCGAGGCATTGAAATCCTCGGCCTTGACCACCGGATTGGATTCGAGCCCGGTCGAATGGAAATAGAAGTTGACGGTGTCGAGACGGAAGCCGTCGACGCCGCGCTCGAGCCAGAAACGCATCTCGGCCAGCAGGGCATCCTGCACGGCGGGGTTGTGGAAGTTCAGGTCGGGCTGGGAGACCAGGAAATTGTGCAGGTAATACTGCATGCGGCGGCTGTCCCAATGCCAGGCGGAGCCGCCAAAGATGGAGAGCCAGTTATTGGGCGGGGTGCCGTCGGGCTTGGGATCGGCCCAGACATACCAGTCGGCCCTTTCATTGGTGCGCGACAGTCGGCTTTCGGAGAACCAGGCGTGCTTGTCGGAGGAGTGGGAAATGACCTGGTCGATGATGACCTTGAGGCCCAGCGAATGGGCCTTGTTCACCAGATGGTCGAAATCTTCGAGCGTGCCGAAGGTGGGGTCGATGTCCCGGTAATTGGACACGTCATAGCCGAAATCCTTCATCGGCGAGGTGAAGACCGGCGACAGCCAGATGGCGTCAACGCCCAGATCGGCGACGTAATCGAGGCGGCTGGTAATGCCCACCAGATCGCCAATACCGTCGCCATCCTGATCCTGGAAGGACCGCGGATAGATCTGGTAGATGACGGCGCCGCGCCACCAATCAGGGTCGGTGATGGTGTCGACCGTCTTGGGTGAAGACATAAAGGGACTGGCAGTCATGGCGGGCTCCGGGTCGGCGTTTGACGCCAACCCTTAGCACCACGACTATGGCAGCCGAAAGTCCGTCTCACCTTGTATTGGCAATAGGCCCTGAAAGGCGCGGTAGCTGGCTTTGGGGGTGCGCTGCTGGGTTTCGTAGTCGACATGGACGATGCCGAAGCGCTTGTTGTAGCCCTCGGCCCATTCGTAATTGTCGAGCAGCGACCAGGCGAAGTAGCCTCTGACATCGGCGCCCTGGGCACGGGCATTGAGCACGGCCTTGAGGTGTTCCTCGTAATATTTGACGCGGCGCGGATCGTCACTGCCCTCGACCTCGGCCATGCCGTTCTCGGTGACGTAGATGGGCAGCTTGGTATAGTCATTGGAGACGCGAACGAGCAGGTCGCTGAGCCCCTTGGGGTAGATCTCCCAGCCGATATCGGTCTTTTCGAGCGGACCCTTGACCTGCTCGGCCGGCACGCCGGGCTTGGTCGAGGCCTGGTAGAGGCCGCGGGTGTAGTAGTTGATGCCCAGCCAGTCGAGCGGGCGCGAAACCACGGCCATGTCGTCCTGGTAATTGGCCGGCAGGTAATCGGCCAGCCACTCGGTCATGCGCTGGGGATACTTGCCCTTGAGCACGCCTTCGATATACCAGCGGTTGAACACGGCATCGCCGAAATCGGCCGCGGCCAGATCTTCGGGCTTGTCGGAGGCGGGTTCGGACTTTTCGAGATTGAGCACGATGCCCAGGTTCCTGGCGCCATTGGCGCGCAGGGCATCGATGGCGGTGCCATGGGCGAACAGCACGTGGTGCATGGCGCGGGCGGCGGCGCGCTTGTCGCGATAGCCGGGGGCATGGGCTCCCAGATAATGGCTGAGGAAAGCGACGCACCAGGGCTCATTGATGGTGGCCGTGGCCTCAAGGCGATCACCGAACTTCTGGGCGACAAGAGCGGCATAATCGGCAAACCAGGAGGCAATATCGCGGTTCATCCAGCCGCCCTTGTCCTGCAAAGCCGAGGGCAGATCCCAATGGTAGAGCGTGGCATAGGGCTTGATGCCGCGCTCAAGCATGCCGTCGACCAAGCGGTCGTAGTAGTCGACGCCGGCCTGATTGACGGCGCCGGTGCCCTCGGGGATCAGGCGCGGCCAGGCAAAGGAGAAGCGGTAGGCGTCAAAGCCGCCGTCGCGGATGAGATCGAGGTCCTGTGGCCAGAGTTCGTAGTGGTTGCAGGCGACCGCACCGGTATCGCCATTGTGCACATTGCCCGGGGTAGCCGAGAAACTGTCCCAGATCGAGGGACCGCGACCATCGCGCTGGCCGCCCTCGATCTGATAGGCCGCCGTGGCGACGCCAAAGGTGAAATCGGGTCCAAAGTCCTTGCGGTCGATCGAGAACATCTACGCTCCTTGGCGGCGCTGCACCGTGAATGGGTGAAAGCCGATAGCGCAGAAAAGGCGGCTGTGCAATCGATTGCGGAGGTCAGATGGGAGAGATCAGATGTACCACTTGGAGGGCTGGGCCTTGGCCTTGGCCTCTTCCGCCATGCGGGTGCGGATGAGCTGGGAGGTCAGCTGAGACTGGTCGGCCCCGGTATTGGCAATGGTGGTCGCCAGGGTGCTGCGCAGGCCATCGGACTTGGCCATGGTGTTCTGGGCGGCCTCGCGGCGGGCCTGCGAACGGGCCTCGGCGATGGCAGCCGCGTCGGCGCGCCTGGCGCGCTGCGCCAGGATAGCGTCGTAACCGCTGACTTTCTGGATGATGGCCATGTGGCAATAATGCCGCCAGCCGGCTTAACAAATCCCTAACGGGGCGCGGCCAGCTGGGCCAGGATGTGCCGGGCGATGGAACGATAGGCCGCCGCTTCCGGACCGTCAGGGGCGGAGACTACCGGCGGGATGCCGGCGTCGGAGCCCTCGCGGATCGACATGACCAGCGGCACGGCACCGAGAAAGGGCAGGCCCAGATCGACTGCGGCCCGCTCGGCGCCGCCGCTGCCGAAGATGTCGTAGCGGTTGCCAGTATCGGGGGCGATGAAATAACTCATGTTTTCGACCAGACCCAGCAAGGGGACGTCGAAGCGGCGGATCATGTCGATGGCCTTCTTGGCGTCGATCAGCGCCAGGTCCTGGGGCGTCGAGACGATGACCACGCCATCGACCACTGCCTGCTGGAACAGCGAGATCTGGATATCGCCGGTGCCGGGCGGCAGATCGATGACCAGGACGTCAAGCTTGCCCCAATCGGTTTCGCGCAGCAGCTGGCGCAGAGCCGAGGTGGCCATGGGGCCGCGCCAGACCACGGCCTGGTCCTTGACCAGCATGGAGCCGATCGACATGGCCTTGAGGCCAAAGGCCTCGTGGGGCGAGAAGATGCCGTCATCGCGGATGGCGGGCTGGCCCTCGAGGCCAAGCAGCTTGGGAATGGAGGGGCCATAAAGGTCGGCGTCGAGAATGCCGACACTGAGACCCTCGGCCTGCAGCGCCAGCGCGAGGCTGACGGCAGTGGTCGACTTGCCGACGCCGCCCTTGCCCGAGCCGACGGCGATGATGCGCCTAATGCCGGGCACCGCGGTCTTGCCGGGCGGGACCGGCTTGCCATGGGAGAAG
This sequence is a window from Devosia beringensis. Protein-coding genes within it:
- a CDS encoding ABC transporter permease, with protein sequence MRRLLAHPSLVVGMGISVLFALLAMVSLVWTPFPIADIDIGRRFLGVTAEHWLGTDNLGRDMVSLLMAGTLTSFVVAAVAVAIGVGVGVPLGLAAAAWGGPVEWLVLRLSDFIFAFPAVVVAILITALIGPGAINAIIAIGIFNIPVFARVARGGALSIATLDFVAAGRLAGLGNAAIAYRHLLPNILSLIIVQGTIQMSLGILAEAGLSYIGLGTQPPETSLGLMLKDAQSVFLIHPWLGLAPGLAIVLIVIGLNLAGDGLRDAVDPRLRQVQTNVA
- a CDS encoding dipeptide ABC transporter ATP-binding protein; this encodes MLLEVEGLSVRFGATAAVADVSLVLGRGERFGIIGESGSGKTLTALAITGLLPEGAEMGGDIRLDGTPLPRDERAMARLRGKRIGMVFQEPMTALNPLMRIRAQIAEAIALNPGAITDSDVPQLLAEVGLTERQGERFAHQLSGGQRQRAMIAMALAGQPDILIADEPTSALDLVTQRVVLDLIAAICARRQMALIFISHDLKAVAALCSRVAVLHEGRLVETGPVAAVFGAPREAYTQRLVAASRLALPVVARAALGETLLQVENVTRNYRQGGGLWWRHQQVRAVDGVSLSVSAGECLALVGPSGCGKTTLAKIIVGLDSASSGRIVLSGQGYRGKDLPKPLRRDVSLVFQDPFGSFNPRLTLGGSLAEPLRLEPELDRADVQARVVEAIEAVGLDAGMLARYPHEFSGGQRQRLAIARALVTRPKLVVLDEPVSALDMSVRGEVLALLAQLQAQYGLTYLLISHDLDMVAAMADRVLVMEAGKIIEEGKPAQIFAQPQHPLTRDLVAARLPDIG
- the bglA gene encoding beta-galactosidase BglA, with amino-acid sequence MSSPKTVDTITDPDWWRGAVIYQIYPRSFQDQDGDGIGDLVGITSRLDYVADLGVDAIWLSPVFTSPMKDFGYDVSNYRDIDPTFGTLEDFDHLVNKAHSLGLKVIIDQVISHSSDKHAWFSESRLSRTNERADWYVWADPKPDGTPPNNWLSIFGGSAWHWDSRRMQYYLHNFLVSQPDLNFHNPAVQDALLAEMRFWLERGVDGFRLDTVNFYFHSTGLESNPVVKAEDFNASTAPAVNPYNFQEHLYDKSRPENLAFLRRLRALLDEYPGRTTVGEIGDSQHQLEIMAQYTSGDDMLHMAYTFDYLGGEFSAGHFRNAIELTEAQAPDGWICLAFSNHDVVRHVSRWASHGQEEAFTRLAATLILSMRGSVCLYQGEELGLKEADLSFSDLVDPYGIEFWPEFKGRDGCRTPMVWQAHVRNGAFSTAERTWLPVPAEHLTHAVDTQHGVEGSVLEFYRTMLAFRTAHPALAKGSIELLPLQGDVLAFIRQHGDERLVCVFNMAEAAAVYHLPDGMQPTSADCPGVIAASIDGEIDLEPFGAYIGVLA
- a CDS encoding GH1 family beta-glucosidase — its product is MFSIDRKDFGPDFTFGVATAAYQIEGGQRDGRGPSIWDSFSATPGNVHNGDTGAVACNHYELWPQDLDLIRDGGFDAYRFSFAWPRLIPEGTGAVNQAGVDYYDRLVDGMLERGIKPYATLYHWDLPSALQDKGGWMNRDIASWFADYAALVAQKFGDRLEATATINEPWCVAFLSHYLGAHAPGYRDKRAAARAMHHVLFAHGTAIDALRANGARNLGIVLNLEKSEPASDKPEDLAAADFGDAVFNRWYIEGVLKGKYPQRMTEWLADYLPANYQDDMAVVSRPLDWLGINYYTRGLYQASTKPGVPAEQVKGPLEKTDIGWEIYPKGLSDLLVRVSNDYTKLPIYVTENGMAEVEGSDDPRRVKYYEEHLKAVLNARAQGADVRGYFAWSLLDNYEWAEGYNKRFGIVHVDYETQQRTPKASYRAFQGLLPIQGETDFRLP
- a CDS encoding Mrp/NBP35 family ATP-binding protein, whose product is MADTDLAAAIKSALIAVEIPGGGDLATYAGLSDIIVTPSAVAFAIAVAPGMEAAFGPAREAAQQAAQAVAGTRKIMVSLTGGRPPAKAGPTFSHGKPVPPGKTAVPGIRRIIAVGSGKGGVGKSTTAVSLALALQAEGLSVGILDADLYGPSIPKLLGLEGQPAIRDDGIFSPHEAFGLKAMSIGSMLVKDQAVVWRGPMATSALRQLLRETDWGKLDVLVIDLPPGTGDIQISLFQQAVVDGVVIVSTPQDLALIDAKKAIDMIRRFDVPLLGLVENMSYFIAPDTGNRYDIFGSGGAERAAVDLGLPFLGAVPLVMSIREGSDAGIPPVVSAPDGPEAAAYRSIARHILAQLAAPR